A region of the Bacillus sp. NP247 genome:
AATCCTAAAGACTCATTTGGAAATCTACTTTCTTTATTCAAATATTGATAGCAATGAAAAAGTTCATGCACCACAATCGCAAGTAAACTTTCATAGTCTTTATACCTATTCATATTCACGATTGCAGTTGGATAATCTTTGAATAAAATACATGTATCACCTTTAAATTGTTCATCCCACTTTAATACGGTATACTCATCATCATCTTTCAAAAATAGAGGATGATGAAATACATACACATGTTCATCATTATATAATGCAAATGCAGCCCCCATAAAACCAGGCCATAGTTCATACAATAAATCCATATTTATATCTTGATTTATTTTATTTAATATATTGTCCATTATATCCCCACCTATTTCATTCTACATATATCACTTCTACTCCACTTAAAAATAACCCTTTTATTCAAAAAACTGTAAAAAACATATCCCTTATCCCAAATTATAATGTATTATATAAATATATGTGTATTGATGTTATTAAAAGGAGGTGAACATATGAAGAATCTTCTCCCTGCACTAGTACTCTATATTATTATTTGCATAATCGCTATACTTGCTCCAGCGTCTCAAGGCTATAATCATGTTAGCTGGAAGTTGTTTGTTGCGCAAGCGTACGCAATACCTATTTTCATTATTGCTGCTATTATTACATTTTATATAAACAAGAAAAAGTCTTACGAATAAACGTTTTTAAGGATAGCTAAAGGCTATCCTTATTTTAATTCGTTAATCAGATCCAGAATAGCGCTAGCAGTACTTTCTATCCTTTCTTCCGAAAAGTCAAACTTAACACCTGTATTTTCATATATTTCCTGTATAGATAAATTCCAATCTGAACTCGCTCCCACTTTAAAGAAAGCAATCGCTTTTTCTGGATCTTCCCGATAAATTTGAAACAATTGCATTGCTCCTATTTGTGCAATTGCATATTCAATTTTATAAAAAGGAAACTGAAAATAGTGAAATGGCTCTAACCAGCTTGCACCGATTTCATACTCTAATCCTGCAATATCGACCGATGAATATTGATACCTTTTACATAGTTCAACATATTTCTTACCACGCTCTTCTGGTGTATGGTTTGGATTTGTATAGAGCCAGTGTTGGAATACATCTCCTGATACTGACGACATTAATAAAGACAACGTACGAAACAATTGTACTTGCTGCACTTCCTTATACTCACCCTCTTGCTTATAAAAAATATTAAGCTTATCCATTAATAGTAACTCAAGACTAAGGGAATAAAGTTCAGCCACCTCTTCACGAAGATATCTTTCCTGCATGCTACTTTCATTGTTAAATTGTTTATAAAAATGTAATGCATGCCCTATTTCATGTATTAGTGCATTAATTGCATAAAATGAAGGACTAAAATTAGAATACACAAAAACATCTTTACTATGAGGTAAGGTAAAACAAGCAGCTCCTGGCGCTTTATTTTCTCGTTCTTCTACGTCAATTAATCCCGCTTTCCTTATATGAGTAAATTCCCCATGAAAGCACGAATCTGTCTTCCGTAACATTTCTTCAACCCCACCCAATAAATCAATGGAATTTTCAAACGGAATTTTTTGCAAATTACAAGGAGCAAGATCCCAAGGGCGGTACGTTTTTACACCGAGATTCTTTTTGAAATGACTTCCTAACTGTTTCCAAATTGGTACAACATACTTCTCTATAGATTCATGAAGCTTATAACAATCTTCAATACTGTAATCTCTATTTTTTTGTTTAAAAGCATATTCACTATAATTATTAAATCCTGCATTTAACGCTATCTGATTCCGTAATTGTACAAGTTCCTTCATAATACAATCTATTTCTATTTTCACTACACTTCTTGCTTCGCATAAAGCATACCATGCCTTTTCTCGAATAGCTCTATCTGGGTTATCTAGCTGTGCTTTTACGTATGCATACGTCTTTTGTTCTTCTTCCCAATGAATAGCTATGTTAGACATTATTTCTCTATACTTCGTTATAAGCTCTTGCTCTTTAATGGAAAGAGCAATGTTCTTTTCATTAAATATTTTACTTTTCACCAATCTTGCTTTTTTCATAAATCCATATTTCTGCTCATCTAATAAATCGACAAACGGACAATCTTTAAATTTCTGGTCAAATTTTGCATTGTATCTTTTTAAAAGTGGTTGAATTGTATTTTGATTATACATATGTAAATCACGTAAATTACTATCGTCTGCATCTCTATATATAGCAATTAAACTATTAGTTAACTCCTCTTCTATTTCAGCGTTTAAACACTGTTCATCCAAAAGCCAACTCTCTAATTCTAAAACAGAAGTAATATTCCGCTCGAAAAGTGCCTGTAATTTACTTTTCGATGTTTCCAAATCATTAAACATACACAATCCCCCTGTTTTTAATTTCAATTTTCTGTTTTTTATAGATAGAAAAAGACAAGTAGCCAATCCGACTACTTGTCTTTTCTGTTTATCCGTACTCAATAATATTAAGCTTGGAATGTTTCTGTTAATACAGGAACGATTTGTTTTTTACGAGATACAACACCTTTTAAAGTAGCTGTGTTGTTTTGTAGTGTTACGTTGTATGCTTTCTCAACAACGTTTGATTCTTTACCGATCGCAAGACCGACAGAATCGTTAGTTAAGATATCAGTTACAACGAATAAGAATAGGTCTAAACCTTTTTCTTCTACTACTGCAGAGATAACTTTTTCAAGTTCCGCTTGGTGTACAAGAACGTCGTTTGTATCAACAGCGTTTACTTGTGCGATTTCAACTTTCGCATTACCCATTTGGAATTCTTTAGCGTCAAGAGAGATTAATTGCTCCATTGTTTTTCCGCTTAAGTCAGCACCAGCTTTTAACATTTCTAAGCCGTAGCTATCTGCATCTACACCAGCGATTTCCGCTAATTCACGAGCTGCTGCTACGTCTTGTTCTGTGCAAGTTGGAGATTTGAATAGTAAAGAATCTGAAATAATTGCAGATAACATTAAACCTGCAACTTCTTTACGAATTGCAACGCCATTTTCTTTGTACATTTTGTTTAAGATTGTAGCTGTACATCCAACTGGCTCACAACGGTAGTAAATAGGATCGCTTGTTTCAAAGTTAGCGATACGGTGATGGTCAATAACTTCTAACACACGAACAGATTCGATATCGTTAGCACTTTGTTGACGCTCATTATGGTCAACTAAAATAACGTTGTCCACTTCGTTTGCTACTGTCTCAACAAAACGCGGTCCTTCTACTTTAAAATGATCTAAAGCAAATTGAGTTTCACCGCTGATTTCGCCTAAACGTACAGGCTCAGCATTCATTCCTAATTCTTTTTTCAATTCTGCATAAGCAATCGCAGAACAAATTGCATCTGTATCTGGGTTTTTATGCCCGAAAACTAGTACTTTTTCCATGATTTCCACCTCTTCATGAAAAGGATATCTTAAAGAAGCAAATATGACAATATTTAAAGCCGAATTTTTTATAAATAATTGTACTTTCTTCTATATTTTTCATAAAAAAATCATCTAAAATGAATTAGATGATCAAAATGTATATTTAATTTAAAATAGTGTAGGAACTTGCACTACATTGTTAAACGCAAAATTGGAATTTAAACCATTATTCACAAGGTTCACATCAATAACTTGATAAAACGCATTTCCAGTGTCCGCGATCTCCCAAACAGCTAAAATAAGATGGTAACCACTACGATCAGTTGGTACATTTGCTTCATGCGTTACTGTTGTCCCCGGTCTAACTCCGCCATCATTTTTCACATAGAACGGCACTAAATCTAAACTAGACCTTGTTAAAGGCATATTTGGATTCCAATCCTTCTTTGTAATGTAGTATTTCCATTCTTTCGTACTATGAGGAGCCGTTAGTTTCCACTTGAATGTATTCGTCCCGCCGTTTAACGTAACTTTCTTCCACCTATCTACTGATTGAGCGTCTAAAGCAGGAAAATGACCAGCACCTGCAATTTGTCCATCAGAAGGTCCTAATTGCGGAAAGCCACCTATTCCTTCTACACTTTGTGGTTCATATTGAACTGGACCGCAATTTACATTTATCCCTTGCTTACATAAATAGGATCGGCTCGCTGGTGATTCTACATACCCATGAGCTGAAGCCTTTTCTGAAAATCCAAATGTTAATAATCCCGTAAGTAATATCCCACCACTTAACATAACCTTTTTCATCTTTTGTAAACTTGTCTTTTTCATTCTTTCATCCCCTTCCCAAAAATGAAACGAAAATAACTATAGTTGCCTAGTCATCTTCTCTACATCCATTATAAGTGGAGGAGTATTACTAAAAGAACCCTCTAGAAACTTTCTCAAATTCGTTTAGCTACAAAAATATCAATTCTTCTTCACATTTTAATTACCAGTTATCAAATCTATTATTTATTTTGTCGTTTTATTGTTACATACTTATAACACCGTCTGAAAATACAAACGGCGTTAAAGTGGTTAGTGATTACTTACAATTATATATCACAGTGTAGCTTTGAAAAAAGTTTGATTAAATTAACTCTATACACCTAGATAAAATAATAAATAGAAAAAGTGGATTTTGAAAAAGATTGATCATTTCTTGATACTTGTGCCATTAAAGCGTACAATTACGAAATTGGCAAAGGTAGTCTAGTTACCAAATAGCCCTCTCCCTCTCAGGTTTGCGGAAACTGGCTCCTTTCCTACCTCACGCGCCCATATAGATAACTGGCCGATATGGTGGATTTCGTGGACAATGACATGACGTATTAACTCTCCGTGTGTACATTCGATGACCCGGCGCCTAATTGGTGCGTCTCTTGAGCTAATCGGCTCTTCGTTGAAGTCAGCTTTTGAAAGTTTCCGAGAGTCCATTTCATTTGTCCAAGAGGTCACAAATGGCTTCACTTTCTCGTGGTATTGAGCTGAAAGATTTCTCACTTTTTGTAAGCTGGCATACTCTTCAAACAATGGCTCCTCAGGGACTGATTCACCGCGCAACCCTAAGATCCACATATATTCCACATCTACAATATGAAATAAGGTATGTAGTATACTGCCGAACCCACCGACCCGTTTCTTTACTAGTTCTTCAGCCGATATGTCTTCGCACCATGTAAACCAATCATCACGAACTTGCCAGTTATATTGAAACAGTTTCAACATCACAGCAACCTCCATCTTTTAGATTAACATTAAATATTCACCAAAAGACTTCAAAATTCCTATTTAAATAATACCTCATAAAAGCCTGTTAAAACCTTATACAAACTGGCCCTCAAATTGAACATTCAATATGAAGTTAAAGAATGAAAAGAAAAACCCTATTATACAGGGGGGATCAATCTTTTTTACAAATCAACACTCAGACGTAACAACAAATTTGTCGTTTGAATATATCTCTCTTTTTAAATAAAAAACTACATCATTTTATAATAAATAACCGTTGCATCTAACTCACCATTCGGAGAAATTGCATACCCCGGTATTCTGCCGGATTCTTGATAATCTAATGACTTATACAATCTATTAGAAGGGTCTCCTTCTCTAGTATCTAAAACTAAAAGAGACCTATTTTCTTGCTTTGCCCGTTCTTCTGCTTTTTGCATAAGTAAACGCCCAATACCATTTCGTCTAAAATTCGGGTGAGTCATTAACTTGCAAATCTCAGCTCTATGGGTCCCGTTAGGCTTTGTAACTAAATGTAATTGAACACTTCCTGCCATTTCATTGTTTATTTTAGCAACATACAATATCACTTCTGGTGCTAATACAGTTTGCCAATAATTTGTTGCTTCTTTTTGTTCCAGTGGAGATAAAAAACCAATTGACGCCCCATCATCTACTACATTTTTCAAAAGTTTAGAAAGCTCTTCAATATCATTTTCTAGTTGCTTCATTTCTTCAATTACTAAATTTCGCATTACTTTTCCCCCTTTTGTTTTTATTTTAACAATTTTTATAGCAGGAATAATTAAATATTAAGATGAAATTAATTAAGATACGATTTTTTTAGAGAAAGGATCACTATATGAAATATATATTAGAAAGGAAATACGCAAAAGAATTACTGGATTGGGCATATGAACAAAACCCAGGTCCTTGGTTCGAACATTCAATTAATGTTGCCGATGCAACTGAAAAAATAATTGTAGAACTTATAAAAAATGGGTATGACTTAGATGTTGACATAGCATACAATGCCGCTCTCCTGCATGATATAGGAAGATATAAAGGTTTTACTAAATCTGTTATTCATTCCTATGATGGTTACATGTATATGAATGATTTAGGGTATACAGGAAACGCCGTTATATGTGTGACGCATTCATTTCCTTGCAAAAATGAGCATATAGATATCGCAGCAGAGTGGAGCCTTGTTCCCGATTATATGGAAAGCCGGTTAATTGAAATATTGAATGAGAATAGTGACTATGACTTATACAATAAAGTAATTACTCTTTGCGACGCTCTCGCTGATGCGGATGGTTTTACTACGCTTGAAAGAAGATTGGTTTCTGTTGGTTTACGTCATGGCACAACCTCTCATACCTCTTTACATTGGAAAGGATTCTATACAATTAAGAATGAATTAGAATCTTTAATTGGGAAGAGCATATACACTCTTCTCCCTGATGTAGAGAAATCAATTTATAAGAATACAGAATATTAAAATAAACATAACTTAAAAACGATACAATTTGTAAGTATGCTTCTAAAAAACTCATTTAAAAGTGGAGGGATTACTTATTAGTAAAATAGGATTTGACTTAATAAATCATGAAGGTAACTTAAATATTGGATATGAAGATATAGTTCTTATCTCTAGGAAATGTAAATTTTCTAACTGTTCGCATACAAATGAGCCACACTGCGCGGTTAAAAAAGCCATCTCTGACGGTACACTTTCTGAAAAAGTAGTTAATAGTTATTATAGAGATGTAAATGAGGCACAATATGTTTTTAAACAGAGGAATAAAACAAAAGCTCTCGATTATATGAAACAATTAAAACTCTTTCAAAAAAATTAGGCTAAAATAAAAAGCTCTCCTTACAAGCTTATTTTAAGGAGAGCTTTCTCACGTTTAATGACTTTGACTTTTCAATTCCACCATACACACTTGCATTAGAATCCGCTCTCAGCACATTTTAGTTCTCCAGAAATTACAACTGAGACATAACAAACTTCTAATACCCCTTTACTAAGATCAATACAACCTTTTGTTTAAGGTCAAAAAAAACCATAGATAACCTCAATTAAAGAGTGAATTTTCAGTTTTTTCATTCTAGAATTTGCATGTTTAAAATTTAACACTATCATCCGCCGATACTTTTTCTTTAGAACTTTTCCTTTCAACCTCTTTACTCCGCTCTTCCCAAATCGTTAAACCTTCAATTCCTACTTTTTTAGGATCAAAAACCGGATCTTTCCCTTCTTTTTTCTGCGTTTCATAGTCTTTTAACACTTTTAATGCAGTTTTGCTTAACAATAGGATTGCTATAAGGTTTAACCATGCCATACTACCAATTCCTAAATCTCCAAGGTTCCATAAAAACGAAGCTGATTCTACACTACCGATGTATACCATTATTAAAAATCCAATTTTTAATAATGGTTTTAACCAGCTATATTTGAGCCCACGATCTAAATAAGTAAGCGTCGTTTCAGCGATATAGTAGTAAGCTAGTAAAGTTGTAAATGCGAAGAAGAAGATTGCGATTGAAATAAATATTGGACCAAATCCAGTCATAACAGTTTCAACTGCTTGTTGTGTATAAATTGGACCAGCTTCCACATTCCCTATATTTTGTACAATAGCGCTTTTCCCTTCAGGTATAACATTATACATACCTGTTATTAAAATCATGAGAGCTGTCGCTGTACATACTACAATTGTATCGATATATACAGAAAACGCTTGAACTAACCCTTGTTTTGCAGGATGCGATACTTCAGCAGCTGCAGAACTATATGTTGCTTCTCCTACACCAGCAACGTTTGAAAATACTGCTCGCTTTACACCCCAAGCAATAGCTGCACCGACGAT
Encoded here:
- a CDS encoding sodium:alanine symporter family protein; its protein translation is MEKLVEWLVGQVWSIGLVVFALGAGVYFTIATRFLQIRYFKEMIKLLFEGKSSETGISSFQAFCLALSGRVGIGNIAGVATAIAFGGPGAVFWMWMMALLGAASAFVESTLAQVYKSKVGNEYRGGTPYFIEKGLKMKWFAVIVAVVVTLSYGVLLPGIQSSSIAVGFENSNGISKYVTGIFLVVLLAAIIFGGVKRIAGVSQMLVPFMAIGYVIVTCIILIANITEIPSMFALIFSSAFGVNEMFGGIVGAAIAWGVKRAVFSNVAGVGEATYSSAAAEVSHPAKQGLVQAFSVYIDTIVVCTATALMILITGMYNVIPEGKSAIVQNIGNVEAGPIYTQQAVETVMTGFGPIFISIAIFFFAFTTLLAYYYIAETTLTYLDRGLKYSWLKPLLKIGFLIMVYIGSVESASFLWNLGDLGIGSMAWLNLIAILLLSKTALKVLKDYETQKKEGKDPVFDPKKVGIEGLTIWEERSKEVERKSSKEKVSADDSVKF
- a CDS encoding GNAT family N-acetyltransferase, with the protein product MRNLVIEEMKQLENDIEELSKLLKNVVDDGASIGFLSPLEQKEATNYWQTVLAPEVILYVAKINNEMAGSVQLHLVTKPNGTHRAEICKLMTHPNFRRNGIGRLLMQKAEERAKQENRSLLVLDTREGDPSNRLYKSLDYQESGRIPGYAISPNGELDATVIYYKMM
- a CDS encoding DUF4017 family protein; the protein is MKNLLPALVLYIIICIIAILAPASQGYNHVSWKLFVAQAYAIPIFIIAAIITFYINKKKSYE
- a CDS encoding HD domain-containing protein, whose product is MKYILERKYAKELLDWAYEQNPGPWFEHSINVADATEKIIVELIKNGYDLDVDIAYNAALLHDIGRYKGFTKSVIHSYDGYMYMNDLGYTGNAVICVTHSFPCKNEHIDIAAEWSLVPDYMESRLIEILNENSDYDLYNKVITLCDALADADGFTTLERRLVSVGLRHGTTSHTSLHWKGFYTIKNELESLIGKSIYTLLPDVEKSIYKNTEY
- a CDS encoding lytic polysaccharide monooxygenase yields the protein MKKTSLQKMKKVMLSGGILLTGLLTFGFSEKASAHGYVESPASRSYLCKQGINVNCGPVQYEPQSVEGIGGFPQLGPSDGQIAGAGHFPALDAQSVDRWKKVTLNGGTNTFKWKLTAPHSTKEWKYYITKKDWNPNMPLTRSSLDLVPFYVKNDGGVRPGTTVTHEANVPTDRSGYHLILAVWEIADTGNAFYQVIDVNLVNNGLNSNFAFNNVVQVPTLF
- a CDS encoding DinB family protein — translated: MLKLFQYNWQVRDDWFTWCEDISAEELVKKRVGGFGSILHTLFHIVDVEYMWILGLRGESVPEEPLFEEYASLQKVRNLSAQYHEKVKPFVTSWTNEMDSRKLSKADFNEEPISSRDAPIRRRVIECTHGELIRHVIVHEIHHIGQLSIWAREVGKEPVSANLRGRGLFGN
- a CDS encoding M3 family oligoendopeptidase, whose translation is MFNDLETSKSKLQALFERNITSVLELESWLLDEQCLNAEIEEELTNSLIAIYRDADDSNLRDLHMYNQNTIQPLLKRYNAKFDQKFKDCPFVDLLDEQKYGFMKKARLVKSKIFNEKNIALSIKEQELITKYREIMSNIAIHWEEEQKTYAYVKAQLDNPDRAIREKAWYALCEARSVVKIEIDCIMKELVQLRNQIALNAGFNNYSEYAFKQKNRDYSIEDCYKLHESIEKYVVPIWKQLGSHFKKNLGVKTYRPWDLAPCNLQKIPFENSIDLLGGVEEMLRKTDSCFHGEFTHIRKAGLIDVEERENKAPGAACFTLPHSKDVFVYSNFSPSFYAINALIHEIGHALHFYKQFNNESSMQERYLREEVAELYSLSLELLLMDKLNIFYKQEGEYKEVQQVQLFRTLSLLMSSVSGDVFQHWLYTNPNHTPEERGKKYVELCKRYQYSSVDIAGLEYEIGASWLEPFHYFQFPFYKIEYAIAQIGAMQLFQIYREDPEKAIAFFKVGASSDWNLSIQEIYENTGVKFDFSEERIESTASAILDLINELK
- the ppaC gene encoding manganese-dependent inorganic pyrophosphatase is translated as MFASLRYPFHEEVEIMEKVLVFGHKNPDTDAICSAIAYAELKKELGMNAEPVRLGEISGETQFALDHFKVEGPRFVETVANEVDNVILVDHNERQQSANDIESVRVLEVIDHHRIANFETSDPIYYRCEPVGCTATILNKMYKENGVAIRKEVAGLMLSAIISDSLLFKSPTCTEQDVAAARELAEIAGVDADSYGLEMLKAGADLSGKTMEQLISLDAKEFQMGNAKVEIAQVNAVDTNDVLVHQAELEKVISAVVEEKGLDLFLFVVTDILTNDSVGLAIGKESNVVEKAYNVTLQNNTATLKGVVSRKKQIVPVLTETFQA